In Xanthomonas theicola, a single genomic region encodes these proteins:
- a CDS encoding IS5 family transposase: MARSAQEAGSDRRDQRGGFIARGGQIVDASIVSAPIQRNTPEENAQIKQGQKPQGWSDAKRGQKDVQARWTRKHGKAHYGYKLHANTDRRRGFIGRHEVSAANVHDSRHFETLLDPANTGRTVGADSAYANRAREAELRRQGYRADIQHKGQADQPLSPVQQRRNHRIAKDRALGEHPFARLTQQGGKCRRTIGLARAQVVIGLKVAAHNLMRLARLQSQGIVPA, encoded by the coding sequence GTGGCGCGATCGGCTCAAGAAGCAGGATCTGATCGGCGAGATCAGCGGGGCGGGTTCATTGCCCGGGGCGGACAGATCGTCGATGCGAGCATCGTCAGTGCGCCGATCCAGCGCAACACGCCGGAGGAGAACGCCCAGATCAAGCAGGGCCAGAAGCCGCAAGGCTGGAGCGATGCCAAGCGAGGGCAGAAAGATGTACAGGCGCGCTGGACGCGCAAGCATGGCAAGGCCCATTACGGCTACAAGCTGCACGCCAACACGGATCGGCGCAGGGGCTTCATCGGCCGGCACGAGGTGAGCGCGGCCAACGTGCACGACAGCCGGCACTTTGAGACGCTGCTCGATCCGGCCAACACCGGGCGTACGGTAGGGGCCGACAGCGCCTATGCCAACCGGGCCCGGGAAGCCGAGCTCAGGCGACAAGGCTACCGAGCGGACATCCAGCACAAGGGCCAGGCGGACCAGCCGCTCAGTCCGGTCCAGCAGCGTCGGAACCATCGCATCGCCAAGGACCGGGCGTTGGGCGAACACCCGTTTGCCCGGCTCACCCAGCAGGGCGGCAAATGCCGACGGACGATTGGCCTGGCGCGTGCCCAGGTGGTGATCGGCCTGAAGGTCGCCGCGCACAACCTGATGCGGCTGGCGCGGCTGCAGAGCCAGGGGATCGTGCCC
- a CDS encoding type IIL restriction-modification enzyme MmeI, protein MFMARILFCLFSDDVGIFDKDVFETAVRQSNVDGSDLAAFFDSAFKYMDTSPEKRSSETRPWSKLKYVNGSLFEEDVPMPVLDGRCRKLLLDCAGLNWKLINPDIFGSMLQAVVDVEKRGELGMQHYTSPANIMKVLEPILLDSLQAELERAGANMGRLREFLERLGRIRVFDPACGSGNFLILAYKELRTQGHL, encoded by the coding sequence ATCTTCATGGCGCGCATACTATTTTGCCTGTTCTCGGATGATGTCGGCATCTTCGATAAGGACGTGTTTGAAACCGCTGTGCGGCAGTCGAACGTGGATGGCAGTGATCTTGCCGCGTTTTTTGACAGCGCTTTCAAGTACATGGACACATCACCAGAGAAGCGATCGTCAGAGACGCGTCCTTGGTCGAAGCTGAAGTATGTAAACGGCTCCTTGTTCGAAGAAGACGTGCCCATGCCGGTGCTGGATGGGCGTTGCCGCAAGCTTCTGCTCGACTGTGCAGGGCTGAATTGGAAGCTCATCAATCCTGACATCTTTGGCTCAATGCTTCAGGCCGTTGTTGACGTTGAGAAGCGCGGCGAACTGGGGATGCAGCATTACACATCGCCAGCCAACATCATGAAGGTGCTGGAGCCCATCCTTCTCGATTCACTGCAAGCGGAGTTGGAACGGGCTGGAGCGAACATGGGGCGCCTGCGCGAATTCCTTGAAAGGCTCGGCCGCATCCGCGTGTTCGACCCGGCATGTGGCTCCGGCAACTTTCTGATCCTCGCCTACAAGGAGCTGCGGACTCAAGGGCACCTCTAA
- a CDS encoding IS5 family transposase — protein MQLSFGDAEYNGKRKQTRRERLLAEMDQVVPWKDLLALIAPHYPKSGHPGRQPYPLETMLRIHFLQQWYALSDPGAEEALYDTASMRRFARIGGLDEVPDETTILNFRRLLETHDLARTLFNRVNAHLSRKGQSLRGGTIVDATIIAAPSSTKNKNGERDPEMHQTKKGNQYYFGMKAHIGVDDESGLVHHLECTAANAADITQAHKLLHGKEDTVCGDSGYTGLAKREEMASKRKLRYLIAEKPSKLKQIKSKRELKWAQRWEHAKASLRAKVEHPFRVIKRQFGYVKVRYRGLAKNTAQVLTLFALSNLWLKRKQLLPVVGRVCL, from the coding sequence ATGCAATTGTCTTTCGGCGACGCGGAGTACAACGGCAAGCGCAAGCAGACGCGGCGCGAAAGGTTGCTGGCCGAGATGGATCAGGTGGTGCCGTGGAAAGACCTGCTGGCGCTGATCGCGCCGCACTATCCGAAGTCGGGCCATCCGGGCCGTCAGCCGTACCCGCTGGAGACAATGCTGCGCATCCACTTTCTGCAGCAGTGGTACGCACTGAGCGACCCGGGCGCGGAAGAAGCCTTGTACGACACGGCGTCGATGCGCCGTTTCGCCAGGATCGGCGGGTTGGATGAGGTGCCGGACGAGACCACGATCCTCAACTTCCGCCGGTTGCTGGAGACGCACGATCTGGCGCGCACGCTGTTCAACCGGGTCAACGCGCACCTATCGCGCAAGGGCCAGAGCCTGCGCGGCGGCACCATCGTGGACGCCACGATCATTGCCGCGCCCAGCTCGACCAAGAACAAGAACGGCGAGCGCGACCCGGAAATGCACCAGACCAAGAAGGGCAATCAGTACTACTTCGGGATGAAAGCGCACATCGGCGTGGACGATGAGTCCGGGCTGGTGCACCACTTGGAATGCACGGCGGCCAACGCCGCAGATATCACCCAGGCGCACAAGCTGCTGCACGGCAAGGAAGACACGGTATGCGGCGACAGCGGCTACACCGGGCTGGCCAAGCGCGAGGAGATGGCGAGCAAGCGCAAGCTGCGCTATCTGATCGCGGAGAAGCCCTCGAAGCTGAAGCAGATCAAGAGCAAGCGCGAATTGAAGTGGGCACAGCGCTGGGAGCACGCCAAGGCCAGCCTGAGGGCGAAGGTGGAGCATCCGTTCCGGGTGATCAAGCGCCAGTTTGGCTACGTCAAGGTGCGCTATCGCGGCCTGGCGAAGAACACGGCGCAAGTGCTGACGCTGTTTGCGCTGTCGAACCTGTGGCTGAAGCGAAAGCAGTTGCTGCCTGTCGTGGGGAGGGTGTGCCTGTAA
- a CDS encoding PIN domain-containing protein, with amino-acid sequence MDAYFLDTTVLSIYLDLTHPLHAEKSQSLNALPAEAPRFVSTVALAELAFGTRLAAVIGKGNLPALDAILAEARTYAVLDITHHTAAAYADLKARIAQKYLAKVLRKDRPKYIEEWVDKATGKKLGIDENDLWMCAQAKERDLVFVTADARMKRIPDADDEVRMLIV; translated from the coding sequence ATGGACGCTTATTTCCTCGATACGACCGTTTTATCGATTTATCTTGATCTGACGCATCCGCTTCATGCTGAGAAAAGCCAATCTTTGAACGCGTTGCCAGCCGAAGCGCCACGCTTCGTTTCTACGGTCGCGCTTGCCGAACTCGCGTTCGGGACGCGCCTCGCGGCCGTTATCGGCAAGGGAAATCTTCCCGCACTTGACGCCATCCTTGCAGAAGCGCGGACCTACGCCGTCCTAGATATCACTCACCATACCGCGGCTGCCTACGCCGATCTGAAAGCTCGAATCGCGCAAAAGTATCTCGCCAAGGTTTTGCGAAAGGATCGTCCGAAATATATTGAGGAATGGGTAGACAAGGCCACAGGCAAAAAACTCGGCATCGACGAAAACGATCTGTGGATGTGCGCGCAGGCCAAGGAGCGCGACCTCGTTTTCGTGACCGCCGACGCGCGCATGAAGCGCATTCCCGATGCGGATGACGAAGTTAGAATGCTGATCGTCTAA